Proteins from a single region of Streptomyces sp. TN58:
- a CDS encoding polyprenyl synthetase family protein → MTVVGPFGLSVRDQALETDVQAGLAAVEAGLLEATKSEVPFITEAAQHLVRAGGKRFRPLLVMLASRFGDPYAPGIVPSAVVVELTHLATLYHDDVMDEADVRRGVESANARWGNSVAVLTGDFLFARASHILADLGPEAVRIQAEAFERLVTGQILETAGPRDGRDPVAHYLDVIAGKTGSLIAVSGRFGALMSGADESVVDILTQYGERLGTAFQLADDVLDIASDAHESGKTPGTDLREGIPTLPVLRLREMAARDGRPEDLELVALLDGDLTDDARHAEVLTRLRAHPALEQARRDTIRYAQDARATLAPLPECFAKAALEELCDAVVHRAG, encoded by the coding sequence GTGACCGTCGTCGGGCCGTTCGGACTGAGCGTGCGGGACCAGGCTCTTGAGACCGATGTCCAGGCCGGACTGGCCGCCGTCGAGGCGGGTCTGCTGGAAGCCACCAAGAGCGAAGTCCCCTTCATCACCGAGGCCGCGCAGCACCTGGTCCGGGCCGGCGGCAAGCGGTTCCGGCCGCTGCTGGTCATGCTCGCGTCCCGGTTCGGCGACCCCTACGCGCCCGGGATCGTCCCGTCCGCGGTGGTCGTCGAGCTCACCCACCTGGCGACGCTCTACCACGACGACGTCATGGACGAGGCCGACGTGCGCCGCGGCGTGGAGAGCGCCAACGCCCGCTGGGGCAACTCCGTGGCCGTCCTGACGGGTGACTTCCTCTTCGCCCGCGCCTCGCACATCCTGGCCGACCTCGGACCCGAGGCCGTCCGCATCCAGGCCGAGGCCTTCGAGCGGCTGGTGACGGGCCAGATCCTGGAGACGGCCGGCCCGCGCGACGGCCGCGACCCCGTCGCCCACTACCTCGACGTCATCGCCGGCAAGACCGGCTCGCTGATCGCGGTCTCCGGCCGCTTCGGCGCGCTGATGTCCGGCGCCGACGAGTCGGTCGTCGACATCCTGACCCAGTACGGCGAGCGGCTCGGCACCGCCTTCCAGCTCGCCGACGACGTCCTCGACATCGCCTCCGACGCCCACGAGTCCGGCAAGACCCCGGGCACCGACCTGCGCGAGGGCATCCCGACGCTGCCCGTGCTGCGGCTGCGCGAGATGGCCGCGCGGGACGGCCGTCCGGAGGACCTGGAACTCGTCGCGCTGCTGGACGGCGACCTGACGGACGACGCCCGGCACGCCGAGGTGCTGACCCGACTGCGGGCGCACCCGGCCCTGGAGCAGGCCCGGCGCGACACCATCCGCTACGCGCAGGACGCGCGCGCCACGCTCGCACCGCTGCCCGAGTGCTTCGCGAAGGCGGCTCTGGAGGAGCTGTGCGACGCGGTGGTGCACCGCGCCGGCTGA
- a CDS encoding M28 family metallopeptidase, producing the protein MSLSVSRRLAAVTALAVAGLFASAAPAALAAPTAVAAAPTPPDIPLANVKAHLSQLSTIAANNGGNRAHGRPGYKASIDYVKAKLDAAGFTTTLQTFTSSGSTGYNLIADWPGGDPNSVLMAGAHLDSVTSGAGINDNGSGSAAVLETALAVSRAGLQPTKHLRFGWWGAEELGLIGSRYYVNNLPTAERAKFAGYLNFDMIGSPNPGYFVYDDDPTIEQTFKNYYAGIGVPTEIETEGDGRSDHASFKNVGIPVGGLFTGASNTKSSAQAQKWGGTAGQSFDRCYHSSCDNTSNINDTALDRNADAIAYAIWNLGASTPVPPGPSFENTADVAIPDSPAAAVTSPITVSGVAGNAPATTKVDVNIVHTYRGDLVVDLLAPDGTVYNLHNRSGGSADNLVQSYTVNASSEVANGIWKLRVKDSAAQDVGYINSWKITF; encoded by the coding sequence ATGAGCCTGTCCGTCTCCCGGCGCCTCGCTGCCGTGACCGCCCTCGCGGTCGCCGGCCTGTTCGCCTCCGCCGCCCCCGCCGCCCTCGCCGCCCCCACGGCGGTCGCCGCGGCGCCGACCCCGCCCGACATACCGCTGGCCAACGTCAAGGCCCACCTGTCGCAGCTGTCGACCATCGCCGCCAACAACGGCGGCAACCGCGCCCACGGCCGGCCCGGCTACAAGGCCTCGATCGACTACGTGAAGGCCAAGCTCGACGCCGCGGGCTTCACCACGACGCTGCAGACCTTCACCTCCAGCGGCTCCACCGGCTACAACCTGATCGCCGACTGGCCGGGCGGCGACCCGAACTCGGTCCTGATGGCCGGCGCGCACCTGGACTCGGTGACCTCCGGCGCGGGCATCAACGACAACGGCTCCGGCAGCGCGGCCGTCCTGGAAACGGCCCTCGCCGTCTCCCGGGCCGGGCTGCAGCCCACCAAGCACCTGCGCTTCGGCTGGTGGGGCGCGGAGGAGCTGGGCCTCATCGGGTCGAGGTACTACGTCAACAACCTGCCGACGGCCGAGCGGGCCAAGTTCGCCGGGTACCTCAACTTCGACATGATCGGCTCGCCGAACCCGGGCTACTTCGTCTACGACGACGACCCGACGATCGAGCAGACCTTCAAGAACTACTACGCCGGCATCGGCGTGCCGACCGAGATCGAGACCGAAGGCGACGGGCGCTCCGACCACGCCTCGTTCAAGAACGTGGGCATCCCCGTCGGCGGCCTGTTCACCGGCGCCAGCAACACCAAGTCCTCCGCGCAGGCGCAGAAGTGGGGCGGCACCGCCGGCCAGTCCTTCGACCGCTGCTACCACTCCTCCTGCGACAACACCTCGAACATCAACGACACCGCCCTGGACCGCAACGCGGACGCCATCGCCTACGCGATCTGGAACCTGGGCGCGTCCACCCCGGTCCCGCCCGGCCCGTCCTTCGAGAACACCGCGGACGTGGCCATCCCGGACTCCCCCGCCGCGGCGGTCACCTCGCCGATCACGGTCTCGGGCGTCGCCGGCAACGCGCCGGCCACCACCAAGGTGGACGTGAACATCGTCCACACCTACCGCGGTGACCTGGTGGTCGACCTGCTCGCCCCGGACGGAACCGTCTACAACCTGCACAACCGTTCCGGCGGCAGCGCCGACAACCTCGTGCAGTCGTACACGGTCAACGCCTCCAGCGAGGTCGCGAACGGCATCTGGAAGCTCCGGGTCAAGGACTCCGCCGCCCAGGACGTCGGCTACATCAACAGCTGGAAGATCACCTTCTAG
- the fahA gene encoding fumarylacetoacetase has product MPQQSPLDVPEGDPFGPHNLPYGVFSAAGEERRRIGVRIGGHVLDAGAAAVALGSPYAGLLGHSSLNPLLAAGRTAWRDVRRALTAWVTDPGHRPTVEPHLLPLDEVTLHLPYEVADYVDFYASEHHATNVGRMFRPDGDALTPNWKHLPIGYHGRSGTIVVSGTDVVRPSGQRKAPTDPAPVFGPSVKLDIEAEVGFVVGAPSELGRPVPLGAFEDHVFGLFLLNDWSARDIQAWEYVPLGPFLGKSFATSVSAWVTPLEALDAARVTPPARDFPLLPYLDDTAVDRPGGFDLHISVAVNGQEVAQPPFATMYWTAAQQLAHMTVNGASLRTGDVFGSGTVSGPEVGQRGSLLELTWNGRDAIELADGKRTFLEDGDTVTLTAWAPGPDGTRVGLGEVVGRIVGAA; this is encoded by the coding sequence ATGCCCCAGCAGAGCCCCCTCGATGTACCCGAGGGCGACCCGTTCGGGCCGCACAACCTCCCCTACGGCGTCTTCTCGGCCGCCGGTGAGGAACGCCGCCGGATCGGTGTCCGCATCGGCGGGCACGTGCTCGACGCGGGAGCCGCCGCGGTCGCGCTCGGCTCCCCGTACGCCGGGCTGCTCGGCCACTCCAGCCTCAACCCGCTGCTGGCCGCCGGGCGGACCGCGTGGCGCGACGTGCGGCGCGCGCTGACCGCGTGGGTGACCGACCCCGGCCACCGCCCCACGGTCGAGCCGCACCTGCTGCCGCTGGACGAGGTCACGCTGCACCTGCCCTACGAGGTCGCCGACTACGTCGACTTCTACGCGAGCGAGCACCACGCGACCAACGTCGGGCGGATGTTCCGCCCGGACGGCGACGCGCTGACGCCCAACTGGAAGCACCTGCCGATCGGTTACCACGGCCGCTCCGGCACGATCGTGGTCTCCGGCACCGACGTCGTACGGCCCTCCGGCCAGCGCAAGGCGCCCACCGACCCGGCGCCCGTCTTCGGGCCGTCCGTCAAGCTCGACATCGAGGCCGAGGTCGGCTTCGTCGTCGGCGCCCCGTCCGAGCTGGGCCGCCCGGTGCCGCTGGGGGCGTTCGAGGACCACGTCTTCGGGCTGTTCCTGCTCAACGACTGGTCGGCGCGCGACATCCAGGCCTGGGAGTACGTACCACTCGGCCCCTTCCTCGGCAAGTCCTTCGCCACCTCCGTCTCCGCGTGGGTGACCCCCCTGGAGGCCCTGGACGCCGCCCGCGTCACCCCGCCCGCCCGGGACTTCCCGCTCCTGCCCTACCTGGACGACACGGCCGTCGACCGCCCCGGCGGCTTCGACCTTCACATCAGCGTCGCCGTCAACGGGCAGGAGGTGGCTCAGCCGCCGTTCGCGACGATGTACTGGACGGCCGCCCAGCAGCTCGCCCACATGACCGTCAACGGCGCCTCCCTGCGCACCGGGGACGTCTTCGGCTCGGGCACCGTCAGCGGGCCCGAGGTGGGCCAGCGCGGTTCGCTGCTGGAGCTCACCTGGAACGGCCGCGACGCCATCGAGCTCGCCGACGGCAAGCGCACCTTCCTGGAGGACGGGGACACCGTCACCCTGACCGCCTGGGCCCCGGGCCCGGACGGCACGCGTGTCGGCCTCGGCGAGGTCGTGGGCCGCATCGTGGGCGCCGCCTAG
- the nuoN gene encoding NADH-quinone oxidoreductase subunit NuoN codes for MSTSTSAHSLWTLAADTPADRIPAPVIEYAQLAPTLIVVGAAVVGILVEAFVPRRSRYHVQVFLAVAALASAFAAVVGLAAGGYGSSKAQVAAMGALAVDGPALFLQGTILLASVVAVFTFAERRLDPAAHGNRVDSFAAQAASVPGSDSEKAAVKAGFTTTEVFPLALFAIAGMLIFPAANDLLTLFVALEVFSLPLYLLCAVARRQRLMSQEAAVKYFLLGAFSSAFLLFGIALLYGYAGSMSYAVIADVVDGTVTKIDPALAGTMGNDALLLMGGALILTGLLFKVGAVPFHMWTPDVYQGAPTPVTGFMAAATKVAAFGALLRLLYVVLPGLRWDWRPVMWAVAIVTMLAGAVIAVTQTDVKRLLAYSSVAHAGFILAGVIATSAEGVQSVLFYLLAYSFVTIGAFAVVTLVRDAGGEATHLSKWAGLGRRSPLTAAVFAVFLLAFAGIPLTSGFTGKFAVFSAAAEGGAGALVVIGVLSSAIAAFFYIRVIVLMFFSEPKADGPTVAVPSPLTMTTIAVGVAVTLVLGLAPQYFLDLAGQASTFVR; via the coding sequence GTGAGCACATCGACTTCCGCCCACAGCCTGTGGACACTGGCGGCCGACACCCCGGCCGACCGCATCCCGGCACCGGTCATCGAGTACGCACAGCTCGCTCCCACACTGATCGTGGTGGGCGCGGCCGTCGTCGGGATCCTCGTCGAGGCCTTCGTGCCCCGCCGGTCCCGCTACCACGTACAGGTCTTCCTGGCCGTCGCCGCGCTGGCCTCCGCCTTCGCGGCGGTGGTCGGCCTCGCGGCCGGCGGGTACGGCTCGTCCAAGGCCCAGGTCGCCGCGATGGGCGCCCTCGCCGTGGACGGCCCCGCGCTCTTCCTGCAGGGCACCATCCTGCTGGCCTCGGTCGTCGCCGTGTTCACCTTCGCCGAGCGGCGCCTGGACCCGGCCGCGCACGGCAACCGGGTCGACTCCTTCGCCGCCCAGGCGGCCTCGGTACCGGGCAGCGACAGCGAGAAGGCCGCCGTCAAGGCGGGCTTCACCACCACCGAGGTCTTCCCGCTGGCCCTGTTCGCGATCGCCGGCATGCTGATCTTCCCGGCGGCCAACGACCTGCTGACGCTGTTCGTCGCCCTGGAGGTCTTCTCCCTCCCGCTGTACCTGCTCTGCGCCGTCGCCCGCCGCCAGAGGCTGATGTCGCAGGAGGCCGCGGTGAAGTACTTCCTGCTGGGCGCCTTCTCCTCCGCCTTCCTCCTCTTCGGCATCGCGCTGCTCTACGGCTACGCGGGCTCCATGTCGTACGCGGTCATCGCCGACGTGGTCGACGGCACCGTCACGAAGATCGACCCGGCGCTGGCCGGCACCATGGGCAACGACGCGCTGCTGCTCATGGGCGGTGCGCTGATCCTCACGGGCCTGCTCTTCAAGGTCGGCGCGGTCCCCTTCCACATGTGGACCCCGGACGTCTACCAGGGCGCCCCGACCCCGGTCACCGGCTTCATGGCGGCGGCGACGAAGGTGGCCGCGTTCGGCGCGCTGCTGCGCCTGCTGTACGTGGTCCTGCCGGGGCTGCGCTGGGACTGGCGCCCGGTGATGTGGGCGGTGGCCATCGTGACGATGCTCGCGGGCGCGGTGATCGCCGTGACCCAGACGGACGTCAAGCGGCTCCTGGCGTACTCCTCCGTCGCGCACGCCGGCTTCATCCTGGCCGGTGTGATCGCCACCTCGGCGGAGGGCGTCCAGTCCGTCCTCTTCTACCTGCTCGCCTACTCCTTCGTGACGATCGGCGCGTTCGCGGTGGTCACGCTGGTGCGCGACGCGGGCGGCGAGGCGACTCACCTGTCCAAGTGGGCCGGTCTGGGGCGGCGTTCGCCGCTGACGGCGGCCGTGTTCGCGGTGTTCCTGCTGGCCTTCGCCGGCATCCCGCTGACGTCGGGCTTCACCGGCAAGTTCGCCGTGTTCAGCGCGGCGGCCGAGGGCGGCGCGGGCGCGCTGGTCGTGATCGGTGTCCTGTCGTCCGCGATCGCCGCGTTCTTCTACATCCGGGTGATCGTCCTGATGTTCTTCAGCGAGCCGAAGGCCGACGGCCCGACGGTGGCGGTTCCGTCGCCGCTGACGATGACGACCATCGCGGTGGGCGTCGCGGTCACCCTGGTCCTGGGCCTGGCCCCGCAGTACTTCCTGGACCTGGCGGGCCAGGCGAGCACCTTCGTCCGCTGA
- a CDS encoding LolA family protein encodes MAANTKTSRKAARYAVPVAVAGVAAASVAMVPAFANSGGPDLPKVTAQQLIEKVAASEVEQLSGTAKISTDLGLPKLASGLLGGGGVAGGSANPEDKVAQLANGTHTFRVAADGEDRQRLTFLDGKDEYSLIHNGDDVWGYDSKSNEVFHEKASSADRAGKGEGKEHKTGDRLAASPQKLAEEILAAAGPTTDISVGETAQVAGRDAYQLVLKPKQAGSTVGSVQIAVDAGNGVPLRVRLLSAQGGKPIVDAGFTKVDFAKPSADTFAFTPPKGAKVTEGADGHGQGDKGGAFKALESFPGLDGLAGGPGGKGDVKVLGEGWATIARIDSGAGRSLKDLENDKNAPKEAKQFLDSLGDKVNGKFGEGRVMSTRLFNVLVTDDGKVYAGAVTKDSLVKAADADK; translated from the coding sequence ATGGCAGCGAACACCAAGACTTCTCGCAAGGCCGCCCGGTACGCGGTACCGGTCGCGGTGGCGGGTGTCGCCGCGGCGAGCGTGGCGATGGTCCCGGCCTTCGCCAACTCCGGCGGGCCCGACCTGCCCAAGGTGACGGCGCAGCAGCTGATCGAGAAGGTCGCCGCCTCGGAGGTGGAGCAGCTGTCGGGGACGGCGAAGATCAGCACCGACCTCGGCCTGCCGAAGCTCGCCTCCGGGCTGCTCGGCGGCGGCGGTGTCGCGGGCGGCTCGGCGAACCCCGAGGACAAGGTCGCGCAGCTGGCGAACGGCACCCACACCTTCCGCGTGGCGGCCGACGGCGAGGACCGCCAGCGGCTGACCTTCCTGGACGGCAAGGACGAGTACAGCCTCATCCACAACGGCGACGACGTGTGGGGCTACGACTCCAAGTCGAACGAGGTCTTCCACGAGAAGGCGTCCTCCGCGGACCGGGCCGGCAAGGGCGAGGGCAAGGAGCACAAGACCGGCGACCGGCTCGCCGCCTCCCCCCAGAAGCTCGCCGAGGAGATCCTCGCGGCCGCCGGCCCCACCACGGACATCAGCGTGGGCGAGACCGCGCAGGTGGCCGGCCGGGACGCCTACCAGCTGGTGCTCAAGCCGAAGCAGGCCGGCTCGACGGTCGGCTCGGTGCAGATCGCGGTGGACGCCGGCAACGGCGTGCCGCTGCGCGTGCGGCTGCTCTCGGCGCAGGGCGGCAAGCCGATCGTGGACGCCGGATTCACCAAGGTGGACTTCGCCAAGCCGTCCGCCGACACCTTCGCCTTCACCCCGCCCAAGGGCGCCAAGGTGACCGAGGGCGCGGACGGGCACGGCCAGGGCGACAAGGGCGGCGCGTTCAAGGCACTGGAGTCCTTCCCCGGCCTGGACGGCCTCGCCGGCGGCCCGGGCGGCAAGGGCGACGTGAAGGTGCTCGGCGAGGGCTGGGCGACGATCGCGCGCATCGACTCCGGTGCGGGCAGGAGCCTGAAGGACCTGGAGAACGACAAGAACGCGCCCAAGGAGGCCAAGCAGTTCCTCGACTCCCTCGGGGACAAGGTCAACGGGAAGTTCGGTGAGGGCCGGGTCATGTCGACCCGCCTGTTCAACGTCCTGGTCACCGACGACGGCAAGGTCTACGCCGGCGCGGTCACCAAGGACTCGCTGGTGAAGGCGGCCGACGCCGACAAGTAG
- a CDS encoding Uma2 family endonuclease, whose amino-acid sequence MSVDPGTPEQEPAQHWPVPPAGGWTADDLDRLPNLPPHTELIDGSLIFVSPQTRFHMRALRFFEWQLESLVPDGLEVMREFTVDIDRGNRPEPDILVVDEELAQGTEQQTRVPAASVRLAIEVVSPDSIGRDRETKPAKYARAGIPHYWRVENKDDRAVVYVFELEPATRAYVATGIFHDRLKVSVPFPIDLDLTTIKPKGLPE is encoded by the coding sequence ATGAGCGTCGATCCCGGGACCCCTGAGCAGGAGCCCGCCCAGCACTGGCCCGTCCCGCCCGCGGGCGGGTGGACGGCCGACGACCTTGACCGGCTTCCCAACCTGCCTCCGCACACGGAGCTGATCGACGGGAGCCTGATCTTCGTGAGTCCGCAAACCCGTTTCCACATGCGAGCCCTGCGATTCTTCGAATGGCAACTCGAATCACTGGTTCCGGACGGACTCGAAGTGATGCGAGAGTTCACCGTCGACATCGACCGGGGGAACCGGCCCGAGCCGGACATCCTCGTCGTCGACGAGGAACTGGCCCAGGGCACCGAGCAGCAGACACGGGTCCCCGCCGCCTCCGTCCGGCTGGCCATCGAGGTCGTCTCTCCTGATTCGATCGGCAGGGACCGCGAGACCAAGCCGGCCAAATACGCCCGGGCGGGAATCCCCCACTACTGGCGGGTCGAGAACAAGGACGACCGGGCGGTGGTCTACGTGTTCGAGCTCGAACCGGCCACGCGTGCCTACGTCGCAACGGGCATCTTCCACGACCGGCTGAAGGTGTCGGTGCCCTTCCCCATCGACCTCGACCTCACCACCATCAAGCCGAAGGGGCTGCCCGAGTAG
- a CDS encoding ribbon-helix-helix domain-containing protein: MSRHVTIRLDEEFHERLKARAAALGTTVTALITEVTERELDEDRKNFLSGIEEFADHWGYFQERFGN; this comes from the coding sequence ATGTCGAGACACGTCACCATCCGCCTGGACGAAGAGTTCCACGAGCGCCTCAAGGCGCGCGCGGCGGCACTGGGGACGACGGTCACCGCCCTGATCACAGAGGTCACGGAGCGTGAACTCGACGAGGACCGGAAGAACTTCCTCTCCGGTATAGAGGAGTTCGCCGATCACTGGGGCTACTTCCAGGAGCGGTTCGGCAATTGA
- a CDS encoding CocE/NonD family hydrolase, protein MIIRTEFPYGTTREDVRIPLPDGVELYARIWRPVTDQPVPALLEYLPYRLTDWTAPRDWQRHPWYAGHGYASVRVDVRGHGCSGGQPGDEYDARELADGVAVVEWLAAQEWCTGSVGMFGISWGGCNALQIAALAPEPLKAVVTVCSTDDRYDNDVHYMGGSVLAVDMHAWAATMLAFASRPPDPLHAGDGWRAQWLDRLEAVEPLIHTWLSHQTRDAYWRHGSVCEDYGAIGAAVLAVGGWHDPYRDTVLRLVEHLPKDRVRGLIGPWSHQYPDRGLPPGPAIGFLQETLRWWDHWLKGADTAVLEEPLLRAWISDAHPPATVYEELPGRWVGERAWPSPTVIPVPYVFQGPPVAVASPQHTGLDAGRFFPFGNDADLPPDQREEDAKSACFEFPVSGAEPVEILGRPSVTLRLRLDVPYGQVVARLCDVAPDGSSTLVTRGALNLSARQGRDRAVPWPVGSYEDVSFELNGIGHAFPPGHRIRLAVSSAYWPWIWPRAGSEAGWTLDPVGSSVTLPVRAASPAGEAGIVFEPPEQAPPLGVSVPATLDEPGPERLVVRDVARGTWRLEVDPRYGGTRVYPDGLEYGEEATEVYEIQDGDPLSARARSQWRIRLHRPDSGWEARVETSSEIRCDEGGFLTADEVVCREGDEVVFHRTWERRIPRAAG, encoded by the coding sequence ATGATCATCCGAACCGAGTTCCCGTACGGCACCACCCGCGAGGATGTCCGGATCCCGCTCCCCGACGGTGTGGAGCTGTACGCGCGGATCTGGCGCCCCGTGACCGACCAGCCCGTACCGGCCCTGCTGGAGTACCTGCCGTACCGGCTCACCGACTGGACCGCGCCGCGCGACTGGCAGCGCCACCCCTGGTACGCGGGCCACGGCTACGCCTCCGTACGGGTGGACGTGCGCGGGCACGGGTGCAGCGGCGGCCAGCCCGGTGACGAGTACGACGCCCGCGAGCTCGCCGACGGGGTCGCGGTGGTGGAGTGGCTGGCGGCGCAGGAGTGGTGCACGGGGTCGGTGGGGATGTTCGGGATCTCGTGGGGCGGGTGCAACGCCCTCCAGATCGCCGCTCTCGCCCCCGAGCCCCTCAAGGCGGTCGTCACCGTCTGCTCGACCGACGACCGCTACGACAACGACGTGCACTACATGGGCGGGTCGGTGCTCGCCGTGGACATGCACGCGTGGGCGGCGACCATGCTGGCCTTCGCCTCCCGGCCACCGGACCCGCTGCACGCCGGGGACGGCTGGCGCGCGCAGTGGCTGGACCGGCTGGAGGCGGTGGAACCGCTGATCCACACCTGGCTCTCGCACCAGACCCGCGACGCCTACTGGCGCCACGGCAGCGTCTGCGAGGACTACGGGGCGATCGGCGCGGCCGTGCTGGCGGTCGGCGGCTGGCACGACCCGTACCGGGACACCGTGCTGCGGCTGGTCGAGCACCTGCCGAAGGACCGCGTACGGGGCCTGATCGGCCCCTGGTCGCACCAGTACCCGGACCGTGGGCTGCCGCCGGGGCCCGCGATCGGCTTCCTCCAGGAGACCCTGCGCTGGTGGGACCACTGGCTGAAGGGGGCCGACACCGCGGTGCTGGAGGAGCCCCTGCTGCGCGCCTGGATCAGTGACGCGCACCCGCCGGCGACCGTGTACGAGGAGCTGCCGGGGCGCTGGGTGGGCGAGAGGGCCTGGCCCTCGCCGACCGTGATCCCCGTGCCGTACGTCTTCCAGGGCCCGCCGGTGGCCGTCGCCTCCCCCCAGCACACCGGACTGGACGCGGGCCGCTTCTTCCCCTTCGGCAACGACGCCGACCTGCCGCCGGACCAGCGGGAGGAGGACGCGAAGTCCGCCTGCTTCGAGTTCCCGGTGAGCGGAGCGGAGCCGGTGGAGATCCTGGGCCGCCCGTCGGTGACCCTGCGGCTGCGGCTCGACGTGCCGTACGGGCAGGTCGTGGCCCGGCTGTGCGACGTCGCCCCGGACGGCTCCTCCACGCTGGTCACGCGGGGCGCGCTGAACCTCTCCGCCCGCCAGGGCCGGGACCGGGCCGTGCCGTGGCCGGTGGGCTCGTACGAGGACGTGTCCTTCGAGCTGAACGGCATCGGCCACGCCTTCCCCCCGGGCCACCGGATCCGCCTCGCGGTGTCCTCCGCGTACTGGCCGTGGATCTGGCCGCGGGCCGGTTCCGAGGCCGGCTGGACGCTGGACCCGGTGGGCAGCTCGGTGACCCTGCCGGTGCGGGCGGCCTCCCCGGCCGGGGAGGCCGGGATCGTCTTCGAGCCGCCGGAGCAGGCGCCGCCCCTGGGCGTCTCGGTCCCGGCCACGCTGGACGAGCCGGGCCCGGAGCGGCTGGTCGTACGGGACGTCGCGCGCGGGACCTGGCGGCTGGAGGTCGACCCGCGCTACGGCGGCACCCGGGTCTACCCGGACGGCCTGGAGTACGGCGAGGAGGCGACGGAGGTGTACGAGATCCAGGACGGGGACCCGCTGTCGGCCCGGGCCCGCTCGCAGTGGCGGATCCGGCTCCACCGGCCGGACTCGGGCTGGGAGGCGCGGGTGGAGACCAGCTCGGAGATCCGGTGCGACGAGGGCGGCTTCCTGACGGCGGACGAGGTGGTGTGCCGGGAGGGGGACGAGGTCGTCTTCCACCGCACGTGGGAGCGCCGGATCCCGCGCGCGGCGGGCTGA
- a CDS encoding HAD family hydrolase codes for MTSAPLPALPFALIATDLDGTLLRAGDTVSARSQAALDTARAAGARHVIVTGRPVPQVRHVFDGLGYTGLAVCAQGAQVYDAARGRLLHSVSMDRELAEVALGKIEAEVGEVYAAVNQDGLDAEMLMGPGYRMWHPHLPTVRVARRSDLWAAPINKVLLQHPQLDDDELTRVARSVVGDLVNVTMAGEYTVELQPPGIDKAGGLARAADVLGASPAGAIAFGDMPNDIPMFAWAAWGVAMANSHPELAAVADEVTLSNEADGIAVVLERLFG; via the coding sequence GTGACTTCCGCGCCTCTTCCGGCCCTCCCCTTCGCCTTGATCGCCACTGACCTGGACGGGACTCTGCTGCGTGCCGGGGACACCGTTTCGGCCCGTTCCCAGGCGGCTCTCGACACCGCCAGGGCGGCCGGCGCCCGGCACGTCATCGTCACCGGCCGTCCCGTCCCGCAGGTCCGACACGTCTTCGACGGACTCGGCTACACAGGGCTCGCGGTGTGCGCGCAGGGCGCGCAGGTGTACGACGCGGCGCGCGGCCGGCTGCTGCACTCCGTGTCCATGGACCGGGAGCTGGCGGAGGTGGCCCTCGGCAAGATCGAGGCGGAGGTCGGCGAGGTCTACGCGGCCGTGAACCAGGACGGCCTGGACGCGGAGATGCTGATGGGCCCGGGCTACCGGATGTGGCACCCGCACCTGCCGACGGTCCGGGTGGCCCGGCGCTCGGACCTGTGGGCGGCGCCGATCAACAAGGTGCTGCTCCAGCACCCACAGCTGGACGACGACGAGCTGACCCGGGTCGCGCGGTCGGTGGTCGGGGACCTGGTGAACGTCACGATGGCCGGGGAGTACACCGTGGAGCTCCAGCCGCCGGGCATCGACAAGGCCGGCGGGCTCGCCCGGGCTGCGGACGTGCTGGGGGCGTCCCCGGCCGGGGCGATCGCCTTCGGGGACATGCCGAACGACATCCCGATGTTCGCGTGGGCGGCGTGGGGGGTGGCCATGGCCAACTCGCACCCAGAGCTCGCGGCGGTGGCCGACGAGGTGACCCTGTCCAACGAGGCCGACGGGATCGCGGTGGTGCTGGAGCGGCTGTTCGGCTGA